From one Planctomycetota bacterium genomic stretch:
- a CDS encoding choice-of-anchor tandem repeat NxxGxxAF-containing protein: protein MLLSQGDAITGTSKTFNFDSGIALAPINDSGTLALAPQLIPARGGGDNSLLTIAPDGTVTVLAIEDDPAPGTNNEIFRLIDTPSLNNANQIAFVAGTEDASGDFFFDDTLYRYDPNTGFELLAEAGDPAPLPGNATFANDFRDPIIGADGTVVFDAGVSGGDDGLFKADPFGTITAIALENSTVATPEFGGNVFSRFSSPVVNASGQVLFDGSVEQTGAVTEANNEGLFLLDTSGSLSLVMREGDTVPGDPNKTFQDPAGSELIFNDDGTFAFAAEFDEAGFAEREGLFFGDTATGAIDLILAEGELFEVLPGDFRTIDGFDLRPSGGAGRFIALDVDFTDDSDAIILVTIPEPSSLTLLGLGGLTLLRRRR from the coding sequence CTGCTACTCAGCCAGGGCGACGCGATCACGGGCACGAGTAAGACCTTCAATTTTGACAGCGGCATTGCCCTCGCCCCCATCAACGACAGCGGCACGCTCGCCCTCGCGCCGCAGCTGATCCCGGCACGCGGCGGAGGCGACAACTCGCTGCTGACGATCGCCCCGGACGGGACGGTCACGGTCCTGGCGATCGAGGACGACCCGGCCCCGGGCACCAACAACGAGATCTTCCGCCTAATCGATACGCCGTCGCTCAACAACGCCAATCAGATCGCCTTCGTCGCCGGGACCGAGGACGCGAGCGGCGACTTTTTCTTCGACGACACGCTCTACCGCTACGACCCGAACACCGGGTTCGAGCTTTTGGCCGAGGCAGGCGATCCGGCCCCGCTGCCGGGCAACGCCACGTTCGCCAACGACTTTCGTGACCCCATCATCGGAGCCGACGGCACGGTCGTGTTCGACGCCGGCGTGAGCGGCGGTGACGACGGCCTCTTCAAGGCCGACCCGTTCGGGACGATCACCGCGATCGCGCTGGAGAACTCGACCGTCGCGACGCCGGAGTTCGGCGGCAACGTGTTCAGCCGTTTCTCCTCGCCAGTCGTCAACGCTAGTGGCCAGGTCCTATTCGACGGCTCTGTGGAACAGACCGGTGCGGTCACCGAGGCGAACAACGAGGGCCTCTTCCTGCTTGACACGTCAGGCAGCCTCTCGCTCGTGATGCGCGAGGGCGACACGGTCCCCGGCGACCCCAACAAGACCTTCCAGGACCCCGCGGGCAGCGAACTGATATTCAACGACGACGGGACCTTCGCGTTCGCCGCCGAGTTTGACGAGGCGGGATTTGCCGAACGCGAAGGGCTGTTCTTCGGCGACACCGCGACGGGTGCGATCGACCTGATCCTGGCCGAGGGCGAATTGTTCGAGGTCTTGCCGGGCGACTTCCGCACGATCGACGGCTTCGACCTCCGCCCGTCCGGCGGTGCGGGCCGCTTCATCGCGCTCGACGTCGACTTCACCGACGACTCCGACGCCATCATCCTCGTGACGATCCCTGAGCCTTCGAGCCTCACGTTGCTCGGACTCGGCGGGCTGACGCTTCTGCGTCGCCGACGTTGA
- a CDS encoding sigma-70 family RNA polymerase sigma factor → MPATTRLSLISRIGSPGDTQAWTEFVQLYGPLVYSIARRRGLQDADACDLVQDVMREVSRSVTRFEPDPELGRFRGWLGVIVRRMLSRFFERSRRQVVGTGGTTNHLVISGAPGEDEEDAWDQEHRQHMFRWAAGRVHCEFTETTWRAFWLTAVDGVSAKRAAEECGLSVGAIYIAKSRVLNRLRQMLDQVDDPLLA, encoded by the coding sequence ATGCCCGCTACGACACGCTTGAGCCTGATATCGCGAATCGGTTCGCCCGGGGACACCCAGGCGTGGACCGAGTTCGTGCAGCTCTACGGGCCGCTCGTTTACAGCATCGCGCGGCGACGTGGCCTGCAAGATGCCGACGCGTGCGACCTCGTTCAGGATGTCATGCGGGAAGTCTCCCGCTCGGTCACGCGGTTCGAGCCCGACCCCGAACTCGGACGGTTCCGCGGCTGGCTCGGTGTCATTGTCAGGCGAATGCTCTCACGCTTCTTCGAACGAAGTCGACGACAAGTCGTCGGCACGGGCGGAACCACAAACCACCTCGTCATTTCGGGTGCGCCCGGCGAGGACGAGGAAGACGCGTGGGACCAAGAGCACCGCCAGCACATGTTTCGCTGGGCGGCAGGTCGGGTACATTGCGAGTTCACCGAGACGACGTGGCGGGCCTTTTGGCTGACAGCGGTTGACGGCGTGTCGGCTAAGCGCGCAGCCGAGGAGTGCGGTCTTTCGGTCGGTGCGATCTACATCGCCAAAAGTCGCGTGCTGAACCGACTGCGACAGATGCTCGATCAGGTAGACGATCCTCTTCTCGCATGA
- a CDS encoding serine/threonine-protein kinase — protein MTASTCPSDEVLNRAIALGDAGGGDPWLEAHIESCTACQARLEQLTRNVDSDDSLSRALSVASPSSVRLIETIDEISTRGMSADGGRMDLRYEDLKRWIQSSEPGGQETLDGFTLLECVGRGGMGVVFQAVDPGNDRVVALKAMLPDLARDPRARDRFLREAKAMAAVVHPNVVALHAVREVDGLPYLVMEHVEGASLEDRLWDDTPMEADEIVRIGTAVASAMEACHAKGVIHRDIKPSNVLICAADGAVKITDFGLAAVASTPALTHHGYLSGTPDYVAPERLTIGTEADERSDLFSLGCLLYTMATGKAPFGGDTPLITLHRIASEQPPLVGALNPSIPPQLERAIAALMAKKPEDRPASAIEARAMLLDEGADTRAKPGPMRIVAASLAAAAILALAGLLFSVLRPGLTPGEVPMAPGEVLSTPVMTAPVDRIVVTTAAELETAIATAPSDSWIEIDTDATLLVPPLFVARRSLTLAAAEGRSPTIRLRDSDDDAAPEYLLRLFYGSLRLVGLRFQDAFDMDDQLSRVGGHHSVAEQFVLVHLVDADLDAEDCRFETTTLGSGLRFDPGNDASLVNCDVLAPNGTAVSWNAIEGDGIDFDGGLLVGRVGMQAVVDGTADMIWDGVTVVADESVLDFEPQSGRLNAIVRDSILQSEEALVTATLEAPSLNSFKRVIGWDGERNRGMSNAVYFADRGYAPTWSREVGTWALGTTDSTFGKPLFRLPHDELVAAIVRGESIGGLLLPVD, from the coding sequence ATGACCGCCTCGACCTGTCCGTCTGACGAAGTTTTGAACCGCGCGATTGCACTGGGCGACGCGGGCGGCGGCGACCCGTGGCTCGAAGCGCACATCGAGTCGTGCACCGCGTGTCAGGCGCGGCTCGAACAGCTGACGCGGAACGTCGATTCGGACGACTCGCTCAGTCGAGCTTTGTCCGTGGCATCCCCATCGTCCGTGCGGCTGATCGAGACGATTGATGAAATCTCGACCCGCGGTATGTCTGCCGATGGCGGCCGGATGGACCTGCGGTACGAAGACCTGAAACGATGGATCCAGTCGTCGGAGCCGGGTGGTCAGGAGACGCTCGACGGCTTCACGCTGCTCGAGTGTGTCGGCCGCGGCGGGATGGGTGTGGTGTTTCAAGCTGTCGACCCGGGGAACGACCGGGTGGTCGCGCTCAAGGCGATGCTGCCAGACCTGGCGCGCGACCCGCGGGCGAGGGATCGCTTTCTCCGCGAAGCCAAGGCGATGGCCGCTGTTGTTCACCCGAACGTGGTGGCGTTGCACGCGGTGAGGGAAGTCGACGGACTGCCGTACCTCGTGATGGAGCACGTCGAAGGAGCGTCACTGGAAGACCGGTTGTGGGACGACACGCCCATGGAGGCTGATGAGATCGTGCGGATCGGCACGGCCGTCGCATCGGCGATGGAGGCGTGCCACGCCAAAGGTGTCATCCACCGGGACATCAAGCCGAGCAACGTGCTGATCTGCGCGGCAGACGGCGCGGTCAAAATCACCGACTTCGGGCTTGCCGCGGTCGCGAGCACGCCGGCGCTCACCCACCACGGATACCTTTCGGGCACACCCGATTACGTGGCGCCCGAGCGACTGACGATCGGCACCGAAGCGGACGAGCGGAGCGACCTGTTCAGCCTCGGCTGCTTGCTGTACACGATGGCCACCGGAAAGGCCCCTTTCGGAGGGGACACGCCGCTCATCACGCTCCACCGGATTGCCTCGGAGCAGCCCCCACTCGTGGGCGCGTTGAATCCGTCAATCCCGCCACAGCTCGAACGGGCGATCGCCGCGTTGATGGCCAAGAAGCCCGAAGACCGCCCGGCGTCGGCGATCGAGGCTCGAGCCATGCTGCTCGACGAAGGGGCCGACACTCGGGCCAAGCCGGGGCCGATGCGGATCGTGGCTGCGTCCCTTGCTGCAGCGGCAATCCTCGCATTGGCGGGCTTGCTGTTCAGCGTCCTTCGCCCGGGACTGACGCCAGGCGAGGTGCCGATGGCGCCGGGCGAGGTGCTGTCGACACCAGTGATGACTGCCCCGGTCGACAGAATCGTCGTCACGACTGCGGCGGAGTTGGAGACGGCGATCGCGACGGCTCCGAGTGACTCGTGGATCGAAATCGACACGGACGCCACGCTCCTCGTGCCGCCGCTCTTCGTGGCCAGGCGGTCGCTCACGCTGGCCGCCGCCGAGGGACGTAGCCCGACCATCCGCCTGCGCGATTCGGACGACGACGCCGCACCTGAATACCTGCTCCGCCTCTTTTACGGGTCCCTTCGCCTTGTGGGTCTTCGGTTTCAGGACGCGTTCGACATGGACGACCAACTCAGTCGGGTCGGCGGTCACCATTCCGTGGCGGAGCAGTTCGTGCTGGTTCATCTGGTCGACGCCGACCTCGACGCCGAGGACTGTCGATTCGAGACGACGACCCTCGGGTCCGGGCTGAGATTCGACCCTGGCAACGATGCGTCGTTGGTAAACTGCGACGTCCTCGCCCCCAACGGCACCGCTGTCAGTTGGAACGCGATCGAAGGCGACGGCATCGACTTTGACGGTGGCCTCCTTGTCGGGCGTGTCGGGATGCAAGCGGTCGTCGACGGAACCGCCGACATGATCTGGGATGGCGTCACCGTCGTTGCGGACGAATCCGTTCTTGACTTTGAGCCTCAAAGCGGACGACTGAACGCGATCGTTCGGGACAGCATTTTGCAGTCCGAAGAAGCACTTGTGACTGCCACGCTCGAAGCACCATCGCTCAACAGCTTCAAACGAGTGATCGGTTGGGATGGCGAGCGGAATCGCGGGATGAGCAATGCCGTCTACTTCGCTGATCGCGGCTATGCACCAACCTGGTCGCGGGAAGTCGGCACATGGGCGCTAGGGACGACCGATTCAACGTTCGGCAAGCCGCTGTTCCGCCTGCCGCACGACGAACTCGTTGCGGCAATCGTCCGGGGCGAGTCGATTGGCGGGCTTCTGTTGCCGGTCGATTAA
- a CDS encoding anthrone oxygenase family protein: protein MSDVLLILTVTCAVGSGLIAGVFFAFSSFVMPALGRTTSPHGAEAMQQINVTVINVPMMGTFLGSGVLCLLLAGLTLWQGDVSAAWLTLTGCGLYVVGTIGVTIVFNVPMNEKLALMPLAESTTADYWQHYLRRWTWWNTVRTLASTAACVVLIVSLLV from the coding sequence ATGAGCGATGTCCTCCTGATTCTCACCGTCACGTGCGCGGTCGGCAGCGGACTGATCGCAGGCGTCTTCTTCGCCTTCAGCAGCTTCGTCATGCCGGCCCTTGGTCGCACGACGTCGCCTCACGGTGCCGAGGCGATGCAGCAAATCAACGTCACTGTTATCAACGTGCCGATGATGGGCACCTTCCTCGGATCCGGCGTCCTCTGCCTGCTGCTCGCCGGCCTCACGCTGTGGCAGGGCGACGTTTCCGCCGCATGGCTGACGCTCACTGGCTGCGGCCTCTACGTCGTCGGCACCATCGGCGTGACGATTGTCTTCAACGTCCCGATGAATGAGAAGCTCGCCCTGATGCCCCTCGCCGAATCAACCACAGCCGACTACTGGCAGCACTACCTTCGCCGCTGGACCTGGTGGAACACCGTCCGCACGCTCGCCTCAACCGCCGCCTGCGTCGTCCTGATCGTGTCGCTGCTCGTCTGA
- a CDS encoding NAD(P)H-binding protein: protein MAATHTRSNSIRRVLVTGGTGKTGRRVADRLLARDVQVRVGSRSATVPFDWHDDATWTAALDGIDAVYIAFYPDLTVPGTDALLGRFAAFAREQGVTRLVLLSGRGEEGAEACERTVAAAGVPTTVVRASWFMQNFSEGPFLDFVMSGTIALPAGEALEPFIDADDIADVAVAALTEDGHAGETYELTGPTAITFADAAAEMSKATGRAIRYEDIPHDAFVDGLRDAGLPADYVDLLDYLFTVLLDGRNSETKDGVRRALGREPRSFADYARDAAESWKAVTA, encoded by the coding sequence ATGGCTGCTACACACACTCGCTCCAACTCGATCCGCCGCGTGCTCGTCACGGGTGGCACCGGCAAGACCGGCCGACGCGTCGCGGACCGACTCCTCGCTCGCGATGTTCAAGTTCGCGTCGGTTCGCGGTCGGCCACCGTGCCGTTCGACTGGCATGACGACGCCACTTGGACTGCCGCGCTCGACGGCATCGACGCGGTCTACATCGCCTTTTATCCCGACCTGACGGTGCCCGGCACGGACGCCTTGCTCGGACGCTTCGCGGCATTTGCCAGGGAGCAGGGCGTGACACGCCTCGTTCTGCTGTCGGGCCGAGGCGAAGAGGGTGCCGAAGCCTGCGAACGCACCGTCGCTGCCGCTGGTGTGCCGACGACGGTCGTCCGGGCGAGCTGGTTCATGCAGAACTTCAGCGAAGGACCGTTCCTCGACTTCGTCATGAGCGGCACGATCGCGTTGCCGGCCGGCGAAGCGCTGGAACCCTTCATCGACGCCGACGACATCGCCGACGTTGCGGTCGCCGCGCTGACCGAAGACGGCCACGCCGGCGAGACATACGAACTCACAGGTCCGACCGCGATCACGTTCGCCGACGCCGCCGCGGAAATGTCCAAGGCGACTGGCCGGGCGATCCGCTACGAAGACATTCCGCACGACGCCTTCGTCGACGGCCTCCGCGATGCTGGCCTGCCCGCCGACTACGTCGACCTGCTCGATTACCTCTTCACCGTCCTCTTGGACGGCCGCAACTCCGAGACGAAAGACGGCGTCCGTCGCGCTCTCGGTCGTGAGCCGCGGAGCTTCGCCGACTACGCCCGCGACGCCGCCGAGAGCTGGAAGGCGGTGACAGCATGA
- a CDS encoding AraC family transcriptional regulator, with amino-acid sequence MASPVALRPAFPKPADALGELLASLQTTGLFYTRSEFSEPWGLDLPPMEDCLMFHAVTRGTCRLRVPGAEERQLGLGDLVVVPHGEGHWLFGDEPTPMTPLVETDRKQVNSRYEILRLGGGGEACQMICGAVQFESPSVSHMMRLLPKQMTIDATDDRVRGVLDLIRAEVEANRPGSETTVARLSDILVIAAVRTWIDAHPEAQSGWLAALKDEDIGKALLLIQRDPAAPWSVQQLADAVLMSRSAFAERFATVVGETPVAYVRRWKMHLAATWLGEEGLTVAEAAHRLGYESEASFSRAFKSVTGRRPGGRVD; translated from the coding sequence ATGGCGTCGCCTGTTGCACTTCGCCCGGCGTTCCCGAAGCCCGCCGACGCGCTCGGCGAGCTGTTGGCGTCACTGCAGACGACCGGTCTGTTCTACACGAGGAGCGAGTTCAGTGAGCCGTGGGGCCTCGACCTTCCGCCGATGGAAGACTGCCTCATGTTCCACGCGGTGACGCGTGGGACGTGTCGGCTTCGCGTGCCGGGGGCAGAGGAGCGCCAGCTCGGCCTGGGTGATCTCGTCGTCGTGCCGCACGGTGAGGGGCACTGGCTGTTCGGCGACGAGCCGACGCCGATGACACCGCTGGTCGAGACCGATCGCAAGCAGGTCAACAGCCGGTACGAGATCCTCCGGCTCGGCGGTGGAGGCGAGGCGTGCCAGATGATCTGCGGCGCCGTGCAGTTCGAGTCGCCGTCGGTGTCGCACATGATGCGACTGCTGCCGAAGCAGATGACGATCGACGCGACCGACGACCGCGTGCGCGGCGTCCTCGACTTGATAAGGGCCGAAGTCGAAGCCAACCGGCCTGGCAGCGAGACGACCGTCGCCCGGCTGTCCGACATCCTCGTGATCGCCGCTGTCCGGACGTGGATCGATGCGCACCCTGAAGCGCAGAGCGGTTGGCTGGCTGCGCTCAAAGACGAAGACATCGGCAAGGCGCTCCTGCTCATCCAGCGTGATCCGGCAGCACCGTGGAGCGTGCAGCAACTGGCCGACGCCGTGCTCATGTCGCGGTCCGCGTTCGCCGAGCGATTCGCGACCGTCGTCGGCGAGACACCCGTCGCATATGTCCGCCGGTGGAAGATGCACCTCGCCGCAACGTGGCTGGGCGAAGAGGGACTGACCGTCGCAGAAGCGGCGCACCGACTCGGGTACGAGTCCGAGGCGTCGTTCAGTCGGGCGTTCAAGAGCGTGACGGGTCGTCGGCCTGGCGGACGTGTCGATTGA
- a CDS encoding glycoside hydrolase family protein, whose product MIGGTASADEVGRQLPADAVLTHPGSNPLREALRPVPTTAVFSMEGWCLWDPSVIKVGDTYHLFCSRWPKADDDSFAKGWMRGHIIRATSQNLFGPYAFQEIVLRPEDHPWATNGVHNPKITRVGDRFLLYHLGIPRWSTGFAYADSIEGPWEILPEPVVKANNPALLVHDDGSAYLASKHKPKPTLDGRWDACLKAHVADHVDGPYRTLGEGRNRLPYNLELEDPTLWRANDQYNLICNDWEGKVTGIQKAMVYYTSKDGIDYELYSDVPVWSPRDPIVLDDGTELSVSRVERPQVYVDENQTVIALLAAVGVAERSHDYIVIRPVDSFVPDN is encoded by the coding sequence ATGATTGGCGGAACGGCGAGTGCGGACGAGGTCGGTCGTCAGCTCCCCGCCGACGCGGTGCTGACGCATCCGGGCTCGAATCCGCTCCGCGAGGCGCTGCGGCCCGTGCCGACGACGGCGGTCTTTTCGATGGAAGGCTGGTGTCTGTGGGATCCGTCCGTCATTAAGGTCGGCGACACGTACCACCTGTTTTGCTCCCGCTGGCCCAAGGCCGATGACGACTCCTTTGCCAAGGGCTGGATGCGGGGGCACATCATCCGAGCGACCTCCCAAAACCTCTTCGGTCCGTACGCGTTTCAGGAAATCGTCCTCCGCCCGGAGGATCACCCCTGGGCAACCAATGGCGTGCACAACCCCAAGATCACGCGTGTCGGCGATCGGTTTCTGCTCTATCACCTCGGCATCCCGCGGTGGTCGACCGGCTTCGCCTACGCCGACAGCATCGAAGGGCCCTGGGAAATCCTGCCCGAGCCGGTCGTCAAGGCCAACAACCCCGCGCTGCTCGTCCACGACGACGGCTCGGCCTACCTCGCCTCCAAGCACAAACCCAAGCCGACCTTGGACGGGCGGTGGGACGCGTGCCTCAAGGCCCACGTCGCCGATCACGTCGACGGCCCGTACCGCACGCTCGGCGAAGGACGCAACCGGCTGCCGTACAACCTGGAGCTGGAAGACCCGACGCTCTGGCGGGCCAATGACCAGTACAACCTGATCTGCAACGACTGGGAGGGCAAAGTCACCGGCATCCAGAAGGCGATGGTCTACTACACCTCCAAGGACGGAATCGACTACGAGCTCTACTCCGACGTGCCGGTGTGGTCGCCACGGGACCCGATCGTGCTCGACGATGGCACCGAGCTGAGCGTCAGCCGAGTCGAACGCCCGCAGGTCTACGTCGACGAGAATCAGACCGTCATCGCCCTCCTCGCCGCGGTCGGAGTTGCAGAGCGCAGCCACGACTACATCGTGATCCGGCCGGTGGACTCGTTCGTTCCCGACAACTGA